A genomic segment from Alistipes senegalensis JC50 encodes:
- the rpiB gene encoding ribose 5-phosphate isomerase B, with the protein MKKIGIASDHAGYEMKEFLVGYLDAMGYDVLDFGPHSPESVDYPDFAHPLAEAIEKGEVERGVALCGSGEGMTMTLNKHQGIRAGLCWDPEVASLIRRHNDANVIVFPARFITNDEAVKMLDAYFAAGFEGGRHEARIAKMPVGGCK; encoded by the coding sequence ATGAAAAAAATAGGTATCGCCAGCGACCACGCCGGCTACGAAATGAAAGAATTTCTGGTAGGTTATCTCGACGCTATGGGCTACGACGTGCTCGACTTCGGTCCGCACTCGCCCGAAAGCGTCGATTACCCGGATTTCGCACACCCGCTGGCCGAGGCCATCGAGAAGGGCGAAGTGGAACGCGGCGTCGCGCTCTGCGGCTCGGGCGAAGGGATGACCATGACGCTCAACAAGCACCAGGGCATCCGTGCAGGTCTTTGCTGGGACCCCGAGGTCGCCTCGCTGATCCGCCGCCACAACGATGCCAATGTCATCGTCTTCCCGGCGCGCTTCATCACCAACGACGAGGCCGTCAAGATGCTCGACGCCTACTTCGCCGCCGGGTTCGAAGGCGGACGCCACGAGGCGCGCATCGCCAAAATGCCCGTCGGCGGCTGCAAATAA
- the ispE gene encoding 4-(cytidine 5'-diphospho)-2-C-methyl-D-erythritol kinase: MILKANCKINLGLDILRRRADGFHDLETVMFPVAGLYDEVEAVRTDTPGVAFRAEGLAVDCVPEENICVKAFRLMQRRYGVDGVALRLDKRVPFGAGLGGGSSDGTAVLLAVNELFALGLSEAELIACAAELGSDTAFFVRNTPQLCTGRGEVMEPYPLDLSGMTLVIVKPDEGVSTREAYAGVRPRVPEIPLAERLRRPVAEWQGSVTNDFERHILAARPAIRAAKERLLEAGAVYASMSGSGSAVFGLFAGHGKGERLKALSPFVFEL; encoded by the coding sequence ATGATTCTGAAAGCAAACTGCAAAATAAATCTGGGCCTCGACATCCTGCGCCGCCGCGCGGACGGATTCCACGATCTGGAGACCGTGATGTTCCCCGTTGCGGGTCTTTACGACGAGGTGGAGGCGGTGCGTACCGATACGCCCGGCGTCGCCTTCCGGGCCGAAGGGCTGGCCGTGGACTGCGTCCCGGAGGAGAACATCTGCGTGAAGGCTTTCCGGCTGATGCAGCGGCGTTACGGCGTGGACGGGGTCGCGCTCCGGCTCGACAAGCGCGTGCCGTTCGGCGCGGGGCTGGGCGGCGGTTCGTCGGACGGTACGGCGGTGCTGCTGGCTGTCAACGAGTTGTTTGCGCTCGGGCTGTCCGAAGCGGAGCTGATCGCGTGCGCCGCCGAGCTGGGCAGCGACACGGCCTTTTTCGTCCGCAACACCCCGCAGCTGTGTACGGGGCGGGGCGAGGTGATGGAGCCTTATCCGCTGGACCTGAGCGGGATGACGCTCGTGATCGTCAAACCCGACGAGGGGGTCTCGACCCGCGAAGCCTATGCCGGAGTGCGGCCCCGGGTGCCGGAAATCCCGCTGGCGGAGCGTTTGCGGCGTCCCGTCGCGGAGTGGCAGGGCTCGGTGACCAACGATTTCGAGCGGCATATCCTCGCCGCGCGTCCGGCCATCCGTGCGGCCAAGGAGCGTCTGCTGGAGGCCGGGGCTGTGTACGCCTCGATGTCGGGCAGCGGCTCGGCGGTCTTCGGACTCTTCGCCGGGCACGGAAAAGGCGAGCGGCTGAAAGCCCTCTCGCCCTTCGTTTTCGAGTTGTGA
- a CDS encoding GSCFA domain-containing protein, whose amino-acid sequence MKFRTEIEPSPSGVQIGYENRVLTLGSCFAAHIAGKLAEAKFRVTANPSGILFNPLSIAAAIRSYADPAPVGWEELGFDGEVWYHFGFHGDLSAPTAEEALARMNAARQAGAEALRTADRVLLTFGTAWVYEHGGEIVANCHRRPAAEFSRRRLSVEEIAETFAELLEGPLAGKQIILTVSPVRHVGDTLPGNAVSKAVLRLAAEELRQRFGCVEYFPAYEIVTDDLRDYRFYADDLVHPAPQAVAYIWEKFAGTVLTDRARKLLPEVEAVVAAAAHRPRNPQGEAHRAFCRRQLERIAALPEVDFQSEAAGFRRCIEINS is encoded by the coding sequence ATGAAATTCCGCACCGAAATCGAACCATCGCCCTCCGGCGTGCAGATCGGCTACGAAAACCGCGTGCTGACGCTCGGGTCGTGCTTCGCCGCACACATCGCCGGAAAGCTCGCCGAAGCCAAATTCCGCGTCACGGCGAATCCCTCGGGCATCCTCTTCAACCCGCTGTCGATCGCCGCGGCGATTCGCAGTTACGCCGATCCCGCGCCCGTCGGATGGGAGGAGCTGGGATTCGACGGCGAGGTGTGGTACCATTTCGGATTCCACGGCGACCTCTCAGCCCCGACGGCCGAAGAGGCTCTCGCACGGATGAACGCCGCACGGCAGGCCGGGGCCGAAGCGCTCCGCACGGCCGACCGCGTGCTCCTCACCTTCGGCACCGCATGGGTCTACGAGCACGGCGGCGAGATCGTCGCCAACTGCCACCGAAGGCCCGCCGCGGAGTTTTCCAGACGGAGGCTTTCGGTCGAAGAGATTGCGGAAACATTCGCGGAACTGCTCGAAGGGCCGCTCGCCGGAAAGCAGATCATTCTGACGGTCAGCCCGGTCCGCCACGTCGGGGACACCCTGCCCGGCAACGCCGTGAGCAAGGCCGTGCTGCGGCTGGCCGCGGAGGAGCTGAGGCAAAGGTTCGGGTGCGTCGAATATTTCCCCGCCTACGAGATCGTCACCGACGACCTGCGCGACTACCGCTTCTATGCCGACGACCTCGTGCACCCCGCCCCGCAGGCCGTCGCGTACATCTGGGAGAAATTCGCCGGGACGGTCCTCACCGACCGCGCCCGGAAGCTCCTCCCGGAGGTCGAAGCCGTCGTCGCAGCGGCGGCCCACCGCCCCCGCAACCCGCAGGGCGAGGCGCACCGCGCCTTCTGTCGCCGCCAGCTGGAACGCATCGCCGCACTTCCGGAGGTCGATTTTCAGTCGGAAGCGGCCGGTTTCCGCCGATGTATCGAAATAAATTCGTAA
- a CDS encoding alkaline phosphatase family protein: protein MTKRLFLYAIAAAAALQSAAAQPRLIVQIVVGSMRGEDLDRYAANFGEGGFRRLTEGGTVYTDSRYDYLQTTTPVSLATLTTGAMPSTHGVIGSRWVDYTTNRIVGLTVGRQGPGAYNLIAPTLSETLLRHAPGSRSVTVAAEAVSAVVMAGRAGEVFWLDSARCDWVTSPYYAPAVPEWIDRSNRERYNLSYISTEWRTLLERGRYLNTRNHDIALAGKNRKEQDLNGSGRLKLTGDFERLLYTPAGNTAVLGLAKQAIAQYKLGDDKVPDLLNICLDVPRRISEAYGPESVEVEDMYYRLDRDLADFLTFVFAQVKDGNVMVVLTSDHGTSPSYDAGPEEADRFNPRQFEVIVNGFLNVRYGVGDWVVEYSDRSVWLNHNLIYERGLNLAEVQNEVAIFAMQFRGISHALAATAMRTSYFGSGYARRMQNSFYPRRSGDVILNLMPGWIEEQERCWSMSGSMYGYDTEVPLVFYGKGAGMQRVNRRVDMTAVAPTLARLAGIREPAASEGEVLEEIVDL from the coding sequence ATGACAAAAAGACTCTTCCTGTATGCCATAGCCGCTGCGGCGGCACTCCAGAGCGCTGCGGCGCAGCCCCGGCTGATCGTCCAGATCGTCGTCGGCTCGATGCGCGGCGAAGACCTCGACCGCTACGCCGCCAATTTCGGCGAAGGGGGCTTCCGCAGGCTCACCGAGGGCGGCACGGTCTACACCGACAGCCGCTACGACTACCTGCAAACCACCACGCCCGTATCGCTGGCCACACTCACCACGGGGGCCATGCCCTCGACCCACGGCGTGATCGGCTCGCGCTGGGTGGACTACACCACCAACCGGATCGTCGGACTCACCGTCGGACGCCAGGGTCCCGGAGCCTACAACCTGATCGCCCCGACGCTCTCGGAAACGCTCCTGCGGCACGCTCCCGGCAGCCGCTCGGTGACCGTAGCCGCCGAAGCCGTGTCGGCCGTGGTGATGGCCGGACGCGCCGGGGAGGTCTTCTGGCTCGACTCGGCGCGCTGCGACTGGGTGACCTCGCCCTACTATGCGCCCGCGGTTCCCGAGTGGATCGACCGCAGCAACCGCGAGCGTTACAACCTCTCGTACATCTCGACCGAGTGGCGCACACTGCTCGAACGCGGCCGCTACCTCAACACGCGCAACCACGACATCGCGCTGGCGGGCAAGAACCGGAAAGAACAGGACCTGAACGGCTCGGGACGCCTGAAGCTGACCGGCGATTTCGAACGCCTGCTCTACACCCCGGCGGGCAACACCGCCGTGCTGGGGCTGGCCAAGCAGGCCATCGCGCAATACAAACTCGGGGACGACAAAGTGCCCGACCTGCTGAACATCTGCCTCGACGTACCGCGCCGCATCAGCGAAGCCTACGGTCCCGAGTCGGTCGAGGTCGAGGACATGTACTACCGGCTGGACCGCGACCTGGCGGATTTCCTGACCTTCGTATTCGCGCAGGTCAAGGACGGCAACGTCATGGTGGTGCTCACCTCCGACCACGGCACGAGCCCCTCCTACGACGCAGGTCCGGAGGAGGCCGACCGCTTCAACCCGCGGCAGTTCGAGGTGATCGTCAACGGATTCCTCAACGTCCGCTACGGCGTGGGCGACTGGGTGGTGGAGTACAGCGACCGGAGCGTGTGGCTCAACCACAACCTCATCTACGAACGGGGGCTGAACCTCGCCGAGGTGCAGAACGAAGTGGCCATCTTCGCCATGCAGTTCCGGGGCATCTCCCACGCGCTGGCCGCCACGGCCATGCGCACGAGCTATTTCGGCAGCGGATACGCCCGGCGGATGCAGAACAGCTTCTACCCCCGGCGTTCGGGCGACGTGATCCTGAACCTGATGCCCGGATGGATCGAAGAGCAGGAGCGCTGCTGGTCGATGTCCGGCTCGATGTACGGCTACGACACCGAAGTGCCGCTGGTCTTCTACGGCAAAGGCGCCGGCATGCAGCGGGTGAACCGCCGCGTGGACATGACCGCCGTGGCCCCGACGCTGGCGCGGCTGGCGGGCATCCGCGAACCGGCGGCCTCGGAAGGCGAAGTGCTGGAGGAGATCGTGGATTTGTAA
- a CDS encoding SufE family protein, which translates to MDKIQDEIIEEFSVFDDWLDKYDYLIGLSETLPPIDPEHRTGQYLIEGCQSRVWVDARLEDGKVFYAADSDAIITKGIIALLIRVLNGRTPQEILDTELYFIDAIGLSANLSPTRANGLVSMVKQMRLYALAYASKNK; encoded by the coding sequence ATGGACAAGATACAGGACGAAATCATCGAGGAATTTTCCGTCTTCGACGACTGGCTGGACAAATACGACTACCTGATCGGTCTGAGCGAGACGCTCCCCCCGATCGACCCCGAGCACCGCACCGGGCAGTACCTCATCGAAGGGTGCCAGTCGCGGGTCTGGGTCGACGCAAGGCTCGAAGACGGGAAGGTTTTCTACGCGGCGGACAGCGACGCCATAATAACCAAGGGCATTATCGCGTTATTGATCCGCGTGCTGAACGGCCGCACGCCGCAGGAGATTCTCGACACGGAGCTCTATTTCATCGACGCCATCGGACTTTCGGCCAACCTCTCGCCCACGCGGGCCAACGGGCTGGTGTCGATGGTCAAGCAGATGCGGCTGTACGCACTGGCATACGCAAGCAAAAACAAGTAG
- a CDS encoding iron-sulfur cluster assembly protein, translating into MTPEEILQVEKDIVATLKNIYDPEIPVNIYDLGLIYEIDYTPDGAATIRMTLTAPNCPMADMLVEDVNIQVGKVKGVKSVNVILTFDPVWDKSMMSEEALLELNMF; encoded by the coding sequence ATGACACCCGAAGAGATTCTGCAGGTGGAAAAAGACATAGTCGCCACCCTCAAGAACATATACGACCCCGAAATCCCGGTCAACATCTACGACCTGGGACTGATCTACGAGATCGACTACACGCCCGACGGCGCGGCCACGATACGCATGACCCTCACCGCCCCGAACTGTCCGATGGCCGACATGCTGGTCGAGGACGTGAACATCCAGGTCGGGAAGGTCAAGGGGGTGAAATCGGTGAACGTGATCCTCACGTTCGATCCCGTGTGGGACAAGAGCATGATGTCCGAAGAGGCATTGTTGGAACTCAACATGTTCTGA
- a CDS encoding DUF2851 family protein, translated as MADTAAHTVERLRAGAEAYACGGYLGGLGALQRTELCTALIFDRLSRKMRMVEALRNEAADNWNQTFYLLYFRTLGDRRNQEAYLELARRVPYKTVLRERLAPHAVEAMLFGASGLLELYRNDAYTLDLKRSFEYLAAKYGIEAMEASAWALTEVRPANHPVLRLAQAAEFFTQDEFVMERAMTCRTEEEVRKLFCIEASPYWRTHHVPGAEGGEHPKRIGAFKANIIGINLVAVLQFAYGSYTGNERLRDSAMTLLERLPAEDNRYMREWQSAGVRPRNAFESQALLQLATEYCAGKRCAECPVGRRIVRQTTAADD; from the coding sequence ATGGCGGACACGGCGGCACATACGGTGGAGCGGCTGCGGGCCGGAGCCGAAGCGTACGCCTGCGGCGGGTATCTCGGCGGCCTCGGAGCACTCCAGCGCACCGAGCTCTGCACGGCGCTGATCTTCGACCGTCTGAGCCGCAAGATGCGCATGGTCGAGGCGCTCCGCAACGAAGCCGCCGACAACTGGAACCAGACCTTCTACCTGCTCTACTTCCGCACGCTGGGCGACCGCCGCAACCAGGAGGCTTATCTCGAACTGGCGCGGCGCGTGCCCTACAAGACCGTGCTGCGCGAGCGGCTGGCCCCGCACGCCGTCGAAGCGATGCTGTTCGGCGCCTCGGGGCTGCTGGAACTCTACCGCAACGACGCCTACACGCTCGATCTGAAACGCAGTTTCGAATACCTCGCGGCCAAATACGGGATCGAGGCGATGGAGGCTTCGGCATGGGCGCTGACGGAGGTGCGTCCGGCCAACCATCCGGTGCTGCGGCTGGCGCAGGCGGCGGAGTTCTTCACGCAGGACGAGTTCGTGATGGAGCGCGCCATGACCTGCCGCACGGAAGAGGAGGTCCGGAAGCTGTTCTGCATCGAGGCGTCGCCCTACTGGCGCACGCACCACGTCCCCGGCGCCGAGGGCGGCGAACATCCCAAGCGCATCGGTGCCTTCAAGGCCAACATCATCGGGATCAACCTGGTCGCCGTGCTGCAATTCGCCTACGGCAGCTACACGGGCAACGAACGGCTGCGCGACAGCGCCATGACGCTTCTGGAGCGTCTCCCGGCCGAGGACAACCGCTACATGCGCGAATGGCAGTCGGCGGGTGTCCGTCCGCGCAACGCCTTCGAGTCGCAGGCCCTGTTGCAGCTCGCCACCGAATACTGCGCCGGAAAACGCTGCGCGGAGTGCCCCGTCGGACGACGGATCGTGCGGCAGACAACCGCTGCGGACGACTGA